In one Amaranthus tricolor cultivar Red isolate AtriRed21 chromosome 8, ASM2621246v1, whole genome shotgun sequence genomic region, the following are encoded:
- the LOC130821764 gene encoding G-type lectin S-receptor-like serine/threonine-protein kinase At2g19130, whose product MNEKKWLLALHFASFYAFYLLISSCLAADTIPANGYLTGNQTIISANGQFELGFFKPGKTPKYYIGIWYKKIPGQIVIWVANRDNPASNKHKSKLRLLNDGNLVLVCNGCKSPIWFTNMNYRSSKPIRVTLLDDGNLVLRDNSNLNPPLWQSFEHPTNTFMPGSKFGVNKLTKSSISFTSWKNSEDPGTGFYTYEHDPNADQLIMLWNKTEQYWNSGLWIPEQNIFSKVPERRFTPWQVSFDYVDNENESYITFSVHDTSLVTRFVMDVSGQFRDYNWKKDTQEWILLYSQPGQQCEVYSYCGVFAVCDQSSMPYCNCLQGFKPNSEIEWDLKDYSRGCARKAGLSCKGGKDGDKFVSNPGKVLPQNPHSILASTRVECESACLSNCSCSAYAFDDDGCFVWFSELLNMRRLSDSSGKTLFIRVAASEVQTRGDKKLVVGISVGLVVGLVALFGLVFGVYWRGKRRLLVAVKTMEHSLARFGYKDLQSATSNFCHQLGSGGFGSVFKGILPDSTVVAVKKLESVNNTQGEKQFRAEVSAIGTVQHINLVRLHGFCSEGSKKLLVYEYMPNGSLNTHLFQRENSKILGWDVRYQIAVGIARGLAYLHEKCRDCIIHCDIKPENVLLDANFRPKVADFGLAKLVGREFSRVLTTIRGTRGYLAPEWISGEAITAKADVYSYGMMLFELVSGRRNIYEASDGRLEFFPTWAMSTIIREDDVLSIIDPRLDGVAEKEEVMRICKLACWCIQDNENQRPSMGQAVQVLERFLDIEIPPIPQSLQVFADNGGSLRFFTELSSNQYSTEDTVYASASSVNHNTPMSI is encoded by the coding sequence atgaatgaaaaaaaatggttgttagctcttcattttgcttcatttTATGCATTCTACCTGTTAATTTCTTCATGTCTTGCAGCTGATACCATTCCTGCAAATGGGTATCTTACAGGGAATCAAACAATTATCTCAGCTAATGGGCAGTTTGAGCTAGGCTTCTTCAAACCAGGTAAAACACCCAAGTACTATATAGGCATATGGTACAAGAAAATCCCTGGTCAAATTGTTATTTGGGTTGCTAATAGAGATAATCCTGCTTCTAATAAACATAAATCCAAGCTAAGATTGTTAAATGATGGTAATTTAGTTCTTGTTTGTAATGGGTGTAAATCACCCATTTGGTTCACAAACATGAACTACAGATCATCGAAACCCATCAGAGTGACCCTATTAGACGATGGAAACCTTGTTCTGAGAGACAATTCTAATTTGAATCCCCCCCTTTGGCAAAGTTTTGAGCATCCAACTAATACGTTTATGCCCGGTAGTAAGTTTGGAGTAAACAAACTAACAAAATCGAGCATATCTTTCACTTCTTGGAAGAACTCAGAGGATCCTGGAACCGGGTTTTATACTTATGAGCATGATCCTAATGCTGATCAACTTATCATGCTTTGGAACAAAACCGAGCAGTATTGGAATAGTGGTTTGTGGATTCCCgaacaaaatatttttagtaAAGTTCCTGAACGAAGGTTTACGCCATGGCAAGTTAGCTTCGACTATGTTGATAATGAGAACGAGAGTTATATAACTTTTTCAGTTCATGACACTTCACTTGTTACAAGGTTTGTCATGGATGTTTCGGGACAATTCAGGGATTATAACTGGAAGAAAGACACCCAGGAATGGATTCTGCTGTATTCACAGCCCGGACAGCAGTGTGAAGTTTATTCATACTGTGGTGTTTTTGCTGTTTGTGACCAATCATCTATGCCTTACTGTAATTGCTTGCAAGGGTTCAAGCCGAATTCAGAAATCGAGTGGGATTTGAAGGATTATTCGAGGGGGTGTGCTAGAAAAGCCGGATTATCATGCAAGGGCGGTAAAGATGGAGATAAGTTTGTGTCAAATCCCGGTAAAGTACTACCACAGAATCCACATTCTATCTTAGCTTCTACTAGAGTAGAATGTGAATCTGCTTGTTTAAGCAATTGTTCGTGCTCTGCGTATGCTTTCGATGATGATGGTTGTTTCGTTTGGTTTTCGGAGCTGTTGAACATGAGGCGACTTTCTGATAGTAGCGGAAAAACTCTCTTCATTAGAGTTGCTGCTTCGGAAGTCCAAACACGCGGGGATAAGAAATTAGTCGTTGGGATCTCTGTAGGCCTGGTTGTGGGACTGGTTGCTCTGTTTGGCCTTGTTTTTGGTGTTTATTGGAGAGGGAAAAGGCGATTACTCGTAGCTGTGAAAACGATGGAGCACTCTTTGGCGCGATTTGGGTATAAAGATTTGCAATCTGCTACTAGTAATTTCTGTCACCAACTCGGAAGTGGGGGTTTTGGATCTGTTTTCAAAGGGATATTGCCAGACTCGACAGTAGTAGCAGTGAAGAAGCTCGAGAGTGTTAACAATACTCAAGGGGAGAAGCAATTCAGAGCAGAAGTTAGTGCAATCGGGACAGTTCAACACATTAATCTTGTTCGCCTTCATGGGTTTTGCTCAGAAGGGTCTAAGAAACTCTTGGTTTACGAGTATATGCCAAATGGATCGTTAAACACACATCTTTTTCAAAGAGAAAACTCGAAGATTTTAGGGTGGGATGTGAGGTATCAAATAGCAGTCGGAATAGCAAGGGGATTAGCTTACCTACACGAAAAATGCAGGGATTGCATCATTCACTGTGACATTAAGCCAGAAAATGTTCTTTTGGATGCAAATTTTCGTCCAAAAGTCGCAGATTTTGGATTAGCGAAGCTAGTAGGAAGAGAGTTCAGTCGTGTTTTAACCACAATCAGAGGTACACGAGGCTACCTGGCACCAGAATGGATTTCAGGAGAGGCAATAACAGCAAAAGCCGATGTTTATAGCTATGGGATGATGCTGTTCGAGCTCGTTTCGGGCAGAAGAAACATATATGAAGCAAGTGATGGAAGGTTAGAATTCTTCCCGACTTGGGCTATGAGCACAATTATTAGGGAAGACGATGTTTTAAGTATTATAGATCCTCGATTAGATGGAGTCGCTGAAAAAGAAGAAGTTATGAGAATTTGCAAACTTGCATGTTGGTGCATCCAAGACAACGAAAATCAAAGACCATCGATGGGGCAAGCGGTTCAAGTTCTTGAACGATTTTTGGATATTGAGATCCCTCCGATCCCACAATCTCTACAAGTATTTGCGGATAATGGAGGAAGTCTTCGGTTTTTCACAGAACTTTCATCAAACCAGTATTCTACAGAAGACACTGTCTATGCATCAGCTAGTTCAGTAAACCACAATACACCCATGTCCATATAA
- the LOC130820758 gene encoding 60S ribosomal protein L34, with the protein MAQRLTYRKRHSYATKSNQHRIVKTPGGKLVYQSTKKRASGPKCPVTGKRIQGIPHLRPTEYKRSRLPRNRRTVNRPYGGVLSGSAVRERIIRAFLVEEQKIVKKVLKIQKAKEKQAGKS; encoded by the exons ATGGCGCAGAGACTCACTTACCGTAAAAGGCATAGCTATGCTACTAAGTCCAACCAACATCGCATCGTCAAAACTCCTG GTGGAAAGCTTGTGTACCAGAGTACCAAGAAGCGGGCTAGCGGTCCTAAATGCCCTGTTACTGGGAAGAGAATTCAAGGG ATTCCTCACTTGAGACCCACTGAATACAAGAGGTCTAGATTACCCAGGAATAGAAGAACCGTTAATCGTCCTTATGGTGGTGTTTTGTCTGGTAGTGCCGTAAGAGAACG GATCATTAGAGCTTTccttgttgaagagcaaaagaTAGTGAAGAAGGTCTTGAAGATCCAAAAAGCCAAGGAAAAGCAGGCTGGAAAAAGTTGA
- the LOC130820756 gene encoding kunitz trypsin inhibitor 5-like produces the protein MYNSLLISHVALFIFYICFLLRQSSYTCSCHSTLSSYLVNFLLMYQKNMIPHFIILPTAALLLLLHGLSDGKVVDNVVLDTKGRSLKANSMYYILPATQGQGGGLMMLPRNRTSHCPHCVSQLNLDIFPGLPLWFLPENPKQKRVSISSDVNILFNVVNSCLQSAAWQIIVDRATKRKYVGTGGVIGSPGEETVRSWFKIEKVKRNRYGLYQYDYKIVYCPNVCSFCMVMYGDIGVFVLEDGSRFLGLSDHPFYVMFKKA, from the coding sequence ATGTACAACTCATTACTCATTAGTCATGTTgcattattcatattttatatctGTTTTTTGTTAAGACAATCATCTTACACTTGCTCCTGTCATTCCACCCTTTCCTCCTATCTGGTCAACTTCCTTCTAATGTATCAGAAAAATATGATTCCTCATTTTATCATCCTGCCGACAGCGGCCTTGCTCCTGCTCTTACATGGTCTTTCTGATGGCAAAGTTGTTGACAATGTAGTCCTCGATACCAAGGGCCGATCACTCAAGGCCAATTCAATGTACTACATCCTTCCGGCAACTCAAGGTCAAGGAGGTGGGTTAATGATGTTGCCTAGAAACAGAACCTCACATTGTCCTCACTGTGTTTCACAACTGAATCTGGATATTTTTCCTGGTCTTCCATTGTGGTTTCTTCCTGAAAACCCTAAACAAAAACGTGTATCTATATCATCTGATGTTAACATCTTGTTCAATGTTGTCAACTCGTGCTTGCAATCTGCTGCATGGCAGATAATAGTTGATCGTGCTACGAAGAGGAAGTATGTGGGAACCGGGGGAGTCATAGGAAGTCCTGGGGAGGAGACGGTGCGTAGTTGGTTTAAGATTGAGAAGGTGAAGAGAAACCGTTATGGATTGTATCAATATGATTATAAGATTGTGTATTGTCCAAatgtttgttctttttgtatGGTGATGTACGGAGATATAGGCGTTTTTGTTTTAGAGGATGGAAGTAGGTTTTTGGGTCTTTCTGATCACCCGTTTTACGTCATGTTCAAGAAAGCTTaa
- the LOC130821231 gene encoding sphinganine C4-monooxygenase 1-like: MKMGGSLEVSDEVLGTFAPIIVYWVYSGIYVLMGSLDKYRLHSRKDEDEKNLVSKSTVIKGVILQQTVQAIVAIILFAVTASADEASKEQRTSLIVLICQVIVAMIVLDTWQYFMHRYMHHNKFLYRHIHSQHHRLVVPYAYGALYNHPLEGLLLDTIGGALSFLVSGMSPRTSIFFFSFATIKTVDDHCGLWLPGNLFHTFFQNNTAYHDVHHQLYGSKYNFSQPFFSWWDRILGTHMPYSLEPREGGGFEARPKDD, encoded by the exons atgaagatGGGTGGTAGTTTAGAGGTATCTGATGAAGTATTGGGAACTTTTGCACCAATTATTGTGTATTGGGTATACTCTGGGATTTATGTGTTGATGGGTTCTTTAGATAAATATCGTTTACATTCAAGGAAAGATGAAGATGAGAAGAATTTGGTGTCTAAATCTACTGTTATTAAGGGTGTTATTCTTCAACAAACTGTTCAAGCTATTGTTGCTATCATTCTCTTTGCG GTGACAGCAAGTGCTGATGAAGCTTCGAAAGAGCAAAGAACATCTCTGATTGTTCTTATTTGTCAAGTTATAGTAGCCATGATCGTCTTAGATACGTGGCAGTATTTCATGCACCGATACATGCATCATAACAAATTCTTGTACCGCCATATCCATTCTCAGCATCACCGGCTTGTGGTCCCATACGCTTATGGGGCTCTTTACAACCATCCTTTAGAGGGACTTCTCCTCGACACTATTGGAGGAGCCTTATCCTTCCTTGTCTCAGGGATGTCCCCACGAACCTCCATATTCTTCTTTTCCTTTGCAACCATCAAGACAGTGGATGATCACTGCGGCCTGTGGCTTCCCGGCAACCTCTTCCATACCTTCTTCCAAAATAACACTGCGTATCATGACGTGCACCACCAGCTTTATGGTAGCAAATACAACTTCTCACAGCCGTTCTTTTCATGGTGGGACCGGATCCTAGGAACACACATGCCGTACTCACTAGAGCCTAGAGAAGGGGGTGGATTTGAGGCACGACCCAAAGATGACTGA
- the LOC130821230 gene encoding protein PHYTOCHROME KINASE SUBSTRATE 1-like → MASLSSSTNTRLPPSWPSDNNCTTIREASFSSYLNSSEENYIRSLVESSQTLVPPKHDHPQNPREKKVEDGEIDVFSADKYFNSGIIIETRKNNSSIRSRSTKCQMMEINDEDLTDVQQVGIVSSRVHTKPRSIQSRTPNSSQSEYSSNSQSALLKRFHRTPSRISTNNESKNHNYNNKLQGAGMISLLSCSCCVKKSVDIDRDFADHVSKVGFSEVPLGSRYSKAIPRSIKTSLDTAEITRLNKLRVLDSMDPFIFSVSDSPTLMEVEDTRKSLDVFRSSDFDEGSKRFSLQKRLNMLAWDSIPRTEESNTSGAPSETYKDTESDASSDLFEIECLSCTANPIMQSPRILHLDGSVTPTTRYAPSEASIEWSVVTASAADFSFGSDSEDQTTSGLHSTRHRMGSKPGSYMNKEVQKPVASKLLGCKSQKAVNVAREVHRRTPPRGKSETHRTHRLSDSFGPVTRFQAEAKMGGFGHRQRQILSPDLLNIQ, encoded by the coding sequence ATGGCTTCACTTTCATCATCCACAAACACCCGCCTACCGCCTTCTTGGCCCTCCGACAATAACTGTACTACCATCCGTGAAGCTTCCTTTTCCTCCTACCTTAATAGCTCCGAGGAAAACTACATTCGTAGCCTCGTTGAGTCGAGCCAAACCTTAGTACCTCCCAAGCATGATCATCCCCAAAATCCGAGGGAAAAGAAGGTTGAAGATGGAGAAATCGATGTTTTTAGTGCCGATAAGTACTTCAACAGTggaataataatagaaacacgTAAGAATAACAGCTCGATAAGGTCAAGAAGTACAAAGTGTCAAATGATggaaataaacgatgaagatcTTACTGATGTACAACAGGTTGGTATAGTCAGCAGCAGGGTTCACACTAAACCGAGATCGATTCAGTCTCGAACTCCTAACAGCAGTCAGTCTGAGTATAGCTCGAATAGTCAGAGTGCACTTCTAAAGCGTTTTCATAGAACACCATCGAGAATTAGTACTAACAACGAGagtaaaaatcataattataacaACAAACTACAGGGTGCAGGAATGATTTCATTACTTTCGTGCTCATGTTGTGTAAAGAAATCTGTCGATATTGATCGAGATTTTGCAGATCATGTAAGCAAAGTCGGGTTCAGTGAAGTTCCCTTAGGATCGAGGTATAGTAAAGCGATACCGAGATCAATCAAGACAAGTCTTGACACTGCTGAGATCACACGACTGAACAAGCTTCGAGTATTGGACAGCATGGATCCATTTATCTTCTCGGTTTCAGATTCTCCAACCCTTATGGAAGTAGAGGACACGAGGAAATCACTAGATGTGTTCAGGTCTAGTGATTTCGATGAGGGGAGTAAAAGATTTAGCCTACAAAAGAGGCTAAATATGTTAGCGTGGGATTCAATCCCACGAACAGAGGAATCGAACACTTCTGGTGCTCCTAGCGAGACTTATAAGGATACGGAAAGTGATGCTAGTTCCGACTTATTTGAGATCGAGTGCCTATCATGCACCGCAAACCCGATTATGCAAAGCCCTCGGATACTCCATTTGGATGGGAGTGTCACCCCAACAACCAGGTATGCTCCTAGCGAGGCTAGCATCGAGTGGAGTGTTGTCACAGCTAGTGCTGCAGATTTCTCTTTTGGTTCTGATTCGGAAGATCAAACAACTAGTGGGTTACACTCAACTCGACATAGAATGGGCTCAAAACCGGGCTCATATATGAATAAGGAGGTTCAAAAACCGGTCGCTAGTAAATTGTTAGGGTGTAAGAGCCAGAAAGCTGTGAATGTTGCCAGAGAAGTTCATCGAAGAACTCCGCCTAGAGGGAAATCAGAGACTCACAGAACACACAGGCTTTCGGATTCATTCGGTCCTGTTACAAGGTTCCAAGCTGAAGCTAAGATGGGTGGGTTTGGTCATAGACAAAGACAAATTTTAAGCCCTGATCTTTTGAATATCCAATAG
- the LOC130821229 gene encoding probable methyltransferase PMT2 → MANKPSGDSRTRSSISIFIVVGLCGFFYLLGAWQRSGFGKGDSIAMEITKSGTDCAVLSNLNFETHHGGEIKTGDADINAKVIQPCKAKYTDYTPCQDQKRAMMFPRDNMVYRERHCPSKEEKMRCLIPAPKGYVTPFSWPKSRDYVPYANAPYKALTVEKAIQNWIQYEGNVFRFPGGGTQFPQGADKYIDQLASVIPMKNGTVRTALDTGCGVASWGAYLWSRNVIAMSFAPRDSHEAQVQFALERGVPAVIGVLGTIKMPYPSNAFDMAHCSRCLIPWGGNGGIYMMEVDRVLRPGGYWVLAGPPINWKNNYQSWQRPKEDLKQEQDNIEKVAKLLCWEKRHEKGEIAIWQKSRNADSCRRRQADSQATICKATNPNDVWYKKMDTCITPFPSDGSGKQLKPFPERLYAMPPRIASGSVPGVSVDAYLNDNSLWKKHVKAYKKINSLLDTGRYRNIMDMNAGLGGFAAAIHSSKSWVMNVMPTIAEKDTLGVVFERGLIGIYHDWCEGFSTYPRTYDLIHANGVFSLYKDKCNFEDMLIEMDRILRPEGAVIIRDEVDMLVKVKKIVAGMRWETRMVDHEDGPLISEKILVAVKQYWTVDGGNSTSTQR, encoded by the exons ATGGCGAACAAACCATCTGGTGATAGTAGGACTAGAAGTTCTATATCAATATTTATCGTTGTTGGTCTATGCGGCTTCTTTTATCTATTAGGGGCATGGCAGAGAAGTGGTTTTGGGAAGGGAGATAGTATTGCTATGGAGATTACTAAAAGTGGCACAGATTGTGCGGttctttcaaatttgaatttcgaGACTCATCATGGAGGAGAAATTAAGACTGGTGATGCTGATATCAACGCAAAAGTGATTCAGCCGTGCAAGGCTAAGTATACAGATTACACTCCGTGTCAAGATCAAAAACGTGCTATGATGTTTCCTAGAGACAATATGGTCTACAGAGAAAGGCATTGCCCTAGTAAAGAAGAGAAGATGCGTTGTCTTATCCCCGCTCCAAAGGGATATGTAACTCCGTTTTCCTGGCCTAAGAGCCGTGATTATGTACCATATGCAAATGCGCCGTATAAAGCATTGACAGTGGAGAAAGCCATTCAAAACTGGATCCAATATGAAGGAAATGTCTTTAGGTTTCCAGGTGGTGGTACACAGTTTCCTCAGGGAGCGGATAAATATATTGATCAACTAGCGTCCGTGATTCCGATGAAGAACGGCACAGTTAGGACAGCTCTAGACACTGGGTGTGGG GTTGCAAGTTGGGGAGCATACCTTTGGAGCAGAAATGTCATTGCGATGTCATTTGCACCTAGAGATTCTCATGAGGCTCAAGTTCAGTTTGCTCTTGAAAGGGGAGTACCTGCTGTTATAGGTGTTCTTGGAACGATAAAAATGCCATATCCTTCCAATGCTTTTGACATGGCCCATTGTTCTCGGTGCTTAATCCCATGGGGTGGAAATG GTGGGATTTATATGATGGAAGTTGATCGTGTTCTTCGACCAGGTGGCTACTGGGTGCTTGCTGGTCCTCCAATTAACTGGAAGAATAATTACCAATCTTGGCAACGTCCTAAAGAGGATCTGAAACAAGAACAAGATAATATTGAAAAGGTTGCTAAACTTCTTTGTTGGGAGAAGAGACATGAGAAGGGTGAAATTGCCATTTGGCAAAAGAGTCGAAATGCCGATTCATGTCGTAGGAGACAAGCTGACTCTCAGGCTACCATTTGCAAAGCCACTAATCCTAATGACGTTTG GTACAAGAAAATGGACACTTGTATCACACCATTCCCTAGTGACGGTTCCGGCAAGCAGCTGAAGCCGTTTCCTGAGAGGTTATATGCTATGCCTCCCAGAATTGCTAGTGGGTCTGTTCCTGGAGTTTCAGTTGATGCATACTTGAATGACAATAGCTTGTGGAAAAAACACGTCAAGGcttacaaaaaaatcaatagcCTACTTGACACTGGTAGATACCGTAACATTATGGATATGAATGCTGGATTAGGAGGTTTTGCTGCTGCAATTCATTCTTCCAAATCGTGGGTTATGAACGTCATGCCGACAATAGCTGAAAAGGATACCTTAGGTGTTGTATTTGAGCGAGGGCTGATCGGCATCTATCATGACTG GTGTGAGGGTTTCTCTACATACCCGAGGACATATGACTTGATTCATGCCAATGGCGTCTTCAGTTTATACAAAGACAA ATGCAACTTTGAAGACATGCTTATAGAAATGGACCGTATTTTGCGTCCTGAAGGTGCAGTAATAATTCGGGATGAAGTTGACATGTTGGTGAAGGTGAAAAAGATAGTAGCTGGTATGAGGTGGGAGACAAGAATGGTGGATCACGAGGACGGTCCCTTGATTTCTGAGAAGATCTTGGTTGCAGTTAAGCAATACTGGACTGTCGACGGAGGTAATAGCACATCCACACAACGATAA